GAGTTTGGGGAAGCTTGACGTTTGATCTTGATGATTACCGTCTTAGGGTTTTGGGCCATTGCTCTCCAGATGAATTTGAATGCTAATGCCTAATCTCCCTTCAGTACTTACGTGGCCGAGGCTTGATCAACGACGTATCCACCGGCTCGAATTCGAAGCGAGGTTCATCGGCATCGGGGGCGAAATATGCTTTCGTTGTCTTGAGGAAGTTAGCGTCATCGCGCTCAGGGAACTCTGGCTTGTAGTGCGCGCCCCTTGACTCGTTGCGCAGCGCCGCACCTTGAGTGATCACACGGGCGAGCTGCAGCATGTTGTAGAGCTGGCGTGTGAAGACGAAGGAGGTATTCGCCCACATCTCTTTGTCGCTCAAATTGATCCGCTGATAACGTTCAAGTAATTCCACAATCTTTTCATCGGTCTTCGCGAGCGCTGCGTTGTAACGAATTACCGTGACGTCTTTGGTCATGATCTCGCCCAACTCACGCCAAATGCGGAAAGGATTTTCGCTGCCTTCCGAGCTCATGAGCCGAGCGTTGATCTCTTGCTGGCGTTTGCGTTCCGAGTCAAAGGCTCCATTCGCCGCGGTGTTGGATTTGGCTTGATTCTTTGCACGTGCGACAGCTTGCTGACCGGCAACGAAGCCGCCGTAGATGCATGAAACCAGCGAGTTGGCACCGAGTCGATTAGCGCCGTGATAACTGTACTCACACTCTCCGCAGGCGAAAATTCCGGGAATATTTGTCCCCTGCTTGAAGTCCACCCACAAACCCCCCATGGTGTAGTGCATGCCAGGGAAGATCTTCATCGGGGTAACGCGAGGATCATCGCCTACAAACTTCTCGTAGATCTCAAGTATTCCTTCAAGTTTGCGATCAAGCGTCGCGCGATCGATGTGAGTAAGATCGAGATAGACCATCGGCTGGCCGTCGATCCCGAGGCCATCCTCATAAACAACTTTATGTATCGCGCGGGTGGCCACGTCGCGTGGCACTAGATTCCCATACTTCGGATACCATTCCTCGAGGAAGTACCAGCGCTCCGATTCGGGAATGGTCTTCGGATCGCGCTTATCGCCAGGAGTCTTCGGTACCCAGACTCGACCTCCTTCGCCGCGCGCCGA
This genomic window from Terriglobales bacterium contains:
- the sdhA gene encoding succinate dehydrogenase flavoprotein subunit, which gives rise to MANPKIIVVGGGLAGLSATIKIAEGGGNVDLFSVVPVKRSHSVCAQGGINAAKNLKGEGDSTWHHFDDTIYGGDFLANQPPVKDMCEAAPAIIDLLDRMGVPFNRTPEGLLDFRRFGGTLYHRTAFAGATTGQQLLYALDEQVRRYESEGRVSKFETWEFLSAVLDAQGVCRGICALDLCSMEVRTFPADAVIIATGGIGAIFGKSTNSVVCTGSAQSALYQQGAYYANGEFIQVHPTSIPGDDKLRLMSESARGEGGRVWVPKTPGDKRDPKTIPESERWYFLEEWYPKYGNLVPRDVATRAIHKVVYEDGLGIDGQPMVYLDLTHIDRATLDRKLEGILEIYEKFVGDDPRVTPMKIFPGMHYTMGGLWVDFKQGTNIPGIFACGECEYSYHGANRLGANSLVSCIYGGFVAGQQAVARAKNQAKSNTAANGAFDSERKRQQEINARLMSSEGSENPFRIWRELGEIMTKDVTVIRYNAALAKTDEKIVELLERYQRINLSDKEMWANTSFVFTRQLYNMLQLARVITQGAALRNESRGAHYKPEFPERDDANFLKTTKAYFAPDADEPRFEFEPVDTSLIKPRPRKY